Part of the Rhodothermus bifroesti genome, CGGACGTCCACGCTGCTTTCCAGGCTTGAACTGCAATTGCTGCACCGCCTTGATGGCCGCTTCGTCCAACAACCGCCCCGCAGAGCGCACCACCTCAATGTTACTCACGCGGCCATCTGGCTCTACCACAAACTGCAATACCACAAGTCCCTCCATTCCGGCCTTACGTGCCAGCTCCGGATACTCTAGCAAGGCATATAGCCGCTCAATCCCACCGATAATCTCCGGCATCTCTTCGACCACAACGAAGATTTCTGCCTCCTCTTCTTCCACAACGGTCTCTTGCTTTGGGGCTGGGGGAGGCGGCGGAGGAGGGGGCAGTTGCGTCACAGCCTCTCCAATATCCAACGCTACGTCGAAGCTCAATGCCTCCTCTTCTAGTATCGCTTCATCCGGCACAGCCACAGGTACGCTGGGACGGGGCGGCGGAGGAGGGGGAAGCTCCTGGCGCGTTTGCACAATCTCCTCCATATGCACCACCTCTTGCTCGGTCACAGCCAGCGCAAGTTGCGCTTCCGGACGCCAAGGAATCCGGAAAAGCACAATCATCAAGGCCAACGTTAAGGCCAATCCAAAGAGAATAAACAGCCGGTAGTAAGACCGCAGATCAACTTCCGGCATTTTGTAGGGCGCGCGCCGCCGCGGCAATTCCCGAGAGGATTCCGCAAGCTTTCCCATTGCTTCCTGCTGCGCCCGTGGCGGACGCCACCGATGCAAACGCGTCCTCATGGCCAACCTCCTATAGTTTACGTTGCCGACGAGGCTTGCATAGCTGCTTTGGCTTCCACCGACCGAAAGAGCGACTTGCCAAAGGCCTTGGTTACTAGCACAGGGCATGGCGCCTGCCGCACCACACGCTCCGTTACACTGCCCAAAAGCAGGTGCTGCAACCCCGTAAGCCCATGCGTCGACATCACAATTAAGTCGGCCGGCTCTCGCTCAGCCTCGTGCAGGATCT contains:
- a CDS encoding energy transducer TonB; translated protein: MRTRLHRWRPPRAQQEAMGKLAESSRELPRRRAPYKMPEVDLRSYYRLFILFGLALTLALMIVLFRIPWRPEAQLALAVTEQEVVHMEEIVQTRQELPPPPPPRPSVPVAVPDEAILEEEALSFDVALDIGEAVTQLPPPPPPPPAPKQETVVEEEEAEIFVVVEEMPEIIGGIERLYALLEYPELARKAGMEGLVVLQFVVEPDGRVSNIEVVRSAGRLLDEAAIKAVQQLQFKPGKQRGRPVRVRFALPIRFRLQAAQ